A part of Ziziphus jujuba cultivar Dongzao chromosome 8, ASM3175591v1 genomic DNA contains:
- the LOC107412898 gene encoding proteasome subunit alpha type-5 translates to MFLTRTEYDRGVNTFSPEGRLFQVEYAIEAIKLGSTAIGLKTKEGVVLAVEKRITSPLLEPSSVEKIMEIDDHIGCAMSGLIADARTLVEHARVETQNHRFSYGEPMTVESTTQALCDLALRFGEGDEESMSRPFGVSLLIAGHDENGPSLYYTDPSGTFWQCNAKAIGSGSEGADSSLQEQYNKDLTLKEAETIALSILKQVMEEKVTPNNVDIARVAPTYHLYTPDEVEAVISRL, encoded by the exons ATGTTTCTCACCAG GACTGAGTATGACAGAGGTGTTAACACCTTTTCTCCAGAAGGCCGGTTGTTTCAGGTTGAATATGCCATTGAGGCCATTAAG CTGGGTTCAACTGCAATTGGCTTGAAGACAAAAGAAGGTGTGGTGCTTGCAGTTGAGAAAAGAATCACTTCACCACTGCTG GAACCAAGCAGCGTGGAGAAGATTATGgaaattgatgatcatattgGATGTGCCATGAGCGGTTTGATTGCTGATGCCCGTACACTTGTTGAACATGCACGGGTGGAAACTCAG AATCATAGATTCTCCTATGGTGAGCCGATGACAGTAGAGTCCACTACACAAGCTCTTTGTGATCTGGCCCTACGATTTGGTGAGGGTGATGAAGAATCCATG TCTCGACCATTTGGGGTGTCTCTtctcattgctggtcatgacgAGAATGGGCCGAGCTT ATATTACACTGATCCATCTGGCACATTTTGGCAATGCAATGCAAAAGCTATTGGTTCAGGTTCAGAAGGTGCAGACAGCTCCCTGCAAGAGCAGTACAACAAG GACTTGACTCTTAAAGAAGCTGAGACTATTGCTCTTTCCATTCTGAAACAAGTTATGGAAGAAAAG GTTACTCCCAACAATGTTGATATTGCAAGGGTGGCTCCAACATATCATTTATATACTCCTGATGAAGTGGAGGCTGTCATAAGTCGCCTGTAA